The following coding sequences lie in one Moritella viscosa genomic window:
- the tmk gene encoding thymidylate kinase, whose translation MQAKFLVIEGLEGAGKSTAVSTVINWLAEQGITDVITTREPGGTKLAEKMRAIVKEVNTEEPLTKSAELMLMYAARAQLVENVIKPALAKGQWVVGDRHDLSSIAYQGGGRGFDITVLNTLRQVAIGDFKPDVTLLLDIDPAVGLQRAQVRGELDRIELEQLSFFQRIGAKYKELAEADDSIYCVDAGQNIDNVQAQIREVLSANVDCHNKNVD comes from the coding sequence GTGCAAGCAAAATTTTTAGTAATCGAAGGCCTTGAAGGCGCAGGTAAAAGTACGGCTGTAAGTACCGTTATTAATTGGCTAGCGGAGCAGGGGATCACAGACGTGATCACCACGCGTGAACCCGGTGGAACAAAACTTGCTGAAAAGATGCGTGCCATCGTTAAAGAAGTGAATACCGAAGAACCACTGACTAAGTCAGCAGAACTTATGTTGATGTATGCAGCACGTGCACAATTAGTTGAAAATGTCATTAAACCAGCCTTGGCAAAAGGGCAATGGGTTGTTGGTGACCGTCATGATTTATCTTCTATCGCCTATCAAGGTGGTGGTCGTGGTTTTGATATTACGGTGTTGAATACACTGCGTCAGGTTGCTATTGGCGACTTTAAACCAGACGTGACTTTATTGTTAGATATCGATCCTGCTGTTGGTTTACAACGCGCTCAAGTACGAGGTGAATTAGATCGTATTGAATTAGAGCAGTTATCTTTTTTCCAACGTATTGGTGCTAAATACAAAGAACTTGCCGAAGCGGATGACAGTATTTACTGTGTTGACGCTGGCCAGAATATTGATAATGTTCAAGCCCAGATCCGTGAAGTGCTATCTGCGAATGTCGATTGCCATAACAAAAATGTTGATTAA
- a CDS encoding putative deoxyribonuclease, with protein MLVDSHCHLDGLNYDTIHTDLADVVNKATERGVSHLLSVSVTLPRFKTMIELIAEFDNIHASCGVHPLNLEDEYEKSELLALAQNEKVVAIGETGLDYFYSPENKDIQQASFRNHIQVAIELNKPLIIHTRGAVDDTIRILKEEGAEKIGGVIHCFTESDVMAAAVLEMGFYISISGIVTFKSAKDLQAVVKTIPTNRLLVETDSPYLAPVPYRGKENQPAYVRAVAEFVADLRGVTFAELAESTTENYFKLFNAKK; from the coding sequence ATGTTAGTAGATTCTCATTGCCATTTAGATGGCCTAAATTACGATACCATTCATACTGATCTTGCCGATGTTGTTAATAAAGCAACAGAACGTGGCGTGTCGCATTTATTAAGCGTATCAGTGACCTTACCACGCTTCAAAACTATGATTGAATTGATAGCTGAATTTGACAATATTCATGCATCATGTGGTGTCCATCCACTTAATCTTGAAGATGAATACGAAAAATCAGAGTTATTGGCATTAGCACAAAATGAAAAGGTCGTCGCTATTGGTGAGACGGGTTTAGACTATTTCTATTCACCTGAAAACAAAGATATCCAGCAAGCGTCATTTCGTAATCATATTCAAGTTGCAATTGAGCTCAATAAACCACTGATTATTCATACGCGTGGTGCTGTTGATGACACGATACGTATCTTAAAAGAAGAAGGCGCAGAAAAAATAGGTGGTGTTATCCATTGCTTTACGGAATCTGATGTAATGGCCGCAGCAGTATTAGAAATGGGATTTTATATTTCTATTTCAGGTATTGTGACGTTCAAATCAGCAAAAGATTTACAAGCAGTGGTTAAAACAATTCCGACTAATCGATTGTTAGTCGAAACAGATTCACCTTATTTAGCGCCTGTACCTTATCGTGGTAAAGAAAATCAACCCGCTTATGTTCGCGCAGTTGCCGAATTTGTTGCTGATTTACGTGGGGTAACCTTCGCTGAATTAGCGGAATCAACGACAGAGAACTACTTTAAGCTGTTTAACGCTAAAAAGTAA
- the holB gene encoding DNA polymerase III subunit delta' → MLYPWLLPHWEKQQMQMTAGRLHHALFITSASGMGKLSYAQTLAQTLLCKEPIGWEPCHQCHPCQLFETSVHPDYYLVSTESGKVIGVDQIRHISQKLNEYSQLAGNKVVIIEHAESFNLASANALLKTLEEPSNGSYIILLAENKSQVLPTIYSRCQKLHLPAPPEQETLLWLQQQFPIETPTLTAIRINHGAPLHTLSYLNNGDDGLRQEIFSNIALLTQQPAAITRLCEIITDRTLEKLSWLQFILLDLQKVNRGVGVDYIVNTDQLEWLTHFSTQLSQDKITQLQSELTELRQLLMQNNNLTAETLVLSFLIKLKRFIN, encoded by the coding sequence ATGTTATATCCTTGGTTATTACCTCATTGGGAAAAACAGCAAATGCAAATGACAGCTGGTCGTTTGCATCATGCCCTGTTTATTACCAGTGCGAGCGGTATGGGCAAATTGTCATATGCGCAGACACTTGCTCAAACATTATTATGTAAAGAGCCTATTGGTTGGGAACCTTGCCACCAATGCCATCCTTGTCAATTATTCGAGACAAGTGTACATCCTGATTATTATCTGGTTTCAACTGAATCAGGTAAAGTGATTGGCGTTGATCAAATAAGACATATTAGTCAGAAATTAAATGAGTATTCACAGCTTGCTGGTAACAAAGTCGTTATTATCGAGCATGCTGAAAGTTTTAATTTAGCTTCTGCTAACGCATTACTTAAAACACTAGAAGAGCCAAGTAATGGTAGCTACATCATTTTGTTGGCTGAAAATAAGTCACAAGTGTTACCGACAATTTATAGCCGTTGTCAAAAGCTGCACCTTCCCGCGCCACCAGAGCAGGAAACACTTTTATGGCTACAGCAGCAATTTCCGATTGAGACCCCAACATTGACTGCTATCCGTATTAATCATGGGGCGCCTTTGCATACACTAAGTTATTTGAACAATGGTGATGATGGTTTGCGTCAAGAAATATTCTCGAATATAGCGTTGTTAACACAACAGCCTGCTGCGATTACACGATTGTGTGAGATCATTACAGACCGTACATTAGAGAAGCTATCTTGGCTACAATTTATCTTACTTGATTTACAGAAAGTGAATCGGGGGGTAGGTGTTGATTATATTGTCAATACAGATCAGCTTGAGTGGTTAACACATTTCTCAACGCAGTTATCACAAGACAAAATTACTCAACTACAATCAGAATTGACTGAACTTCGCCAGTTATTAATGCAAAATAATAATTTAACGGCTGAAACATTGGTTCTGTCATTTTTAATTAAACTAAAAAGATTCATAAATTAA